Proteins encoded by one window of Arabidopsis thaliana chromosome 2, partial sequence:
- the MAPR2 gene encoding membrane-associated progesterone binding protein 2 (membrane-associated progesterone binding protein 2 (MAPR2); FUNCTIONS IN: heme binding; LOCATED IN: cellular_component unknown; EXPRESSED IN: male gametophyte, cultured cell, pollen tube; EXPRESSED DURING: L mature pollen stage, M germinated pollen stage; CONTAINS InterPro DOMAIN/s: Cytochrome b5 (InterPro:IPR001199); BEST Arabidopsis thaliana protein match is: membrane steroid binding protein 1 (TAIR:AT5G52240.2); Has 1117 Blast hits to 1108 proteins in 214 species: Archae - 2; Bacteria - 37; Metazoa - 426; Fungi - 339; Plants - 201; Viruses - 0; Other Eukaryotes - 112 (source: NCBI BLink).) yields the protein MEFTAEQLSQYNGTDESKPIYVAIKGRVFDVTTGKSFYGSGGDYSMFAGKDASRALGKMSKNEEDVSPSLEGLTEKEINTLNDWETKFEAKYPVVGRVVS from the coding sequence atggaatTCACCGCAGAGCAGCTAAGCCAATACAACGGCACCGACGAATCAAAGCCGATCTACGTCGCAATCAAAGGCCGTGTGTTCGATGTCACCACCGGAAAATCCTTCTACGGCTCCGGAGGCGATTACTCGATGTTCGCCGGAAAAGACGCGAGCAGAGCTTTGGGTAAGATGAGTAAGAACGAAGAAGATGTGTCTCCTTCTCTTGAAGGTCTCACTGAGAAAGAGATCAATACTCTTAATGATTGGGAGACCAAATTTGAAGCTAAGTATCCTGTCGTTGGCCGTGTTGTCTCTTAG